CTGGAAAAGAATTACACCCTTCAGGACCTGACCGATAAAACCGGTCTGTCCAAGCCTCTTATCTCCCAGATTGAAAACAATCGGGTCGTGCCTCCGGTGGCTACCCTGTTGAAGCTCGCCCGGGCACTCGATGTGGGTCTGGGCTACTTTTTCCAGGACAAAGAGACTAAAGACAGAGTTGTTTTAACCAGGAAATCCGAGCGCAAGACCGTATCCCGCCAGCATCACTACAAGAAGGACGAGGTTGGTTATACTTACTCCTCGCTGGAAGTAAAGAAGGCCCGCAAGCACATGGAGCCCTTCTGGGTGATGTTTG
The window above is part of the Deltaproteobacteria bacterium genome. Proteins encoded here:
- a CDS encoding helix-turn-helix domain-containing protein; translated protein: MSKVRDVDVMALEIGGKIKNLRLEKNYTLQDLTDKTGLSKPLISQIENNRVVPPVATLLKLARALDVGLGYFFQDKETKDRVVLTRKSERKTVSRQHHYKKDEVGYTYSSLEVKKARKHMEPFWVMFEVTETKDMRFFSHDGEEFVYLFSGRLEFRTKDQVLVLEPGDALYFESDISHAFRALSQEPAQALIVVYHQD